The proteins below are encoded in one region of Gopherus flavomarginatus isolate rGopFla2 chromosome 12, rGopFla2.mat.asm, whole genome shotgun sequence:
- the LOC127033276 gene encoding zinc finger protein ZFP2-like, with translation MNPADGLKHENEEMNPWQGGLEHAEPHGAFSGRSEGIVSEGGKAVESRRRSGRQHQAKQEDKPACHQRVLKGPQDSNAVAAEKPYKCSVCGRSFSQSSNLLTHQRLHTGERPYKCTSCGKSFNTSSALIVHRRTHTGEKSYRCPDCGRSFSEGSVLIKHWRTHTGEKPYKCSHCGKGFSQSSNLHAHQRVHTGERPYHCTDCGKHFSTSSNLSAHQRVHTGERPYKCPECGRSFSQQSNLISHQRTHLEEKSHLCPDCGEGFGTSAQLLTHRRSHAGDRPYKCPDCEKSFPSRSALITHQRTHTGEKPYECPDCQRGFTRRSDLNKHRRVHTGERPFRCASCGKSFSQSSHLITHKRLHEEAKPYKGSVRTTPTVLQEDDPGKDTQSRGSVSQSSAETSGGESHPAGKPHQCPDCGKRFDAISELTVHRRTHREEKSHPLGNAVQRLSGSNHNAREDADPEEEADLGKRLKASPTPPNTNLKTSLEEEFSPCISTEQSPQSTSSNVSACQRALSEGESLPCTGTEQSPVPAACRAELKGHKARSDPSSAPLHHLAAKPFRCSECGKSFSQSSNLIKHQRTHTGERPYTCTVCKRNFNTSSTLIVHRRTHTGEKSYQCPDCGRSFRDSSVLIKHQRIHTGEKPYKCSHCGKGFAQSSNLHAHQRTHTGERPYHCPDCGRGFSQRSNLITHQRTHTEEKSYLCPDCGVGFGSSPALATHQRAHAEGRPHQCSDCQRSFSRRSDLIKHWRTHTGERPYLCPQCGRSFSQSSHLVVHQRTHLPEKPYKCTDCGKSFSTSSHLLAHQGTHTA, from the exons ATGAATCCAG CTGACGGGCTCAAGCATGAGAACGAAGAGATGAATCCCTGGCAAGGAGGTCTGGAGCATGCGGAACCACACGGGGCATTCTCGGGAAGATCCGAAGGGATTGTTTCGGAGGGGGGGAAAGCCGTGGAGAGTCGGCGCAGGTCAGGGAGGCAGCACCAAGCAAAGCAAGAGGATAAACCCGCCTGCCATCAGAGAGTTCTCAAGGGACCCCAAGACAGCAATGCAGTCGCCGCcgagaaaccctataaatgcaGCGTTTGCGGCAGGAGCTTCTCTCAAAGCTCCAACCTCCTGACGCACCAGAGGCTGCACACGGGCGAGAGACCCTACAAATGCACCagctgcgggaaaagcttcaacacCAGCTCGGCCCTCATCGTGCACCGCCGGACCCACACCGGGGAGAAATCCTACCGCTGCCCCGACTGCGGGCGGAGCTTCAGCGAGGGCTCGGTGCTGATCAAGCACTGGCGGACCCACACGGGTGAGAAGCCCTACAAGTGCTCCCACTGCGGGAAAGGCTTCAGCCAGAGCTCCAACCTACATGCCCACCAGCGGGtccacaccggggagcggcctTACCACTGCACTGACTGCGGGAAACACTTCAGCACCAGCTCCAACCTCAGCGCCCACCAGCGGGTCCACACCGGGGAGCGACCCTACAAATGCCCTGAGTGCGGGCGGAGCTTCAGCCAGCAATCCAACCTGATCTCCCACCAGAGGACCCACCTGGAGGAGAAATCCCACCTGTGCCCCGATTGTGGAGAAGGCTTCGGCACCAGCGCCCAGCTCCTGACCCATCGGAGGAGCCACGCCGGCGACAGGCCTTATAAATGTCCAGACTGTGAGAAAAGCTTCCCCAGCCGCTCCGCCCTGATCACCCATCAGAggacccacacaggagagaaaccctacgAATGTCCCGATTGCCAGAGAGGCTTCACCCGGCGCTCAGACCTCAATAAGCACCGCCGGGTCCACACGGGGGAGAGACCCTTTCGGTGTGCcagctgtgggaaaagcttcagccaGAGCTCCCACCTGATTACCCATAAGAGACTCCATGAGGAGGCAAAGCCCTATAAAGGCAGCGTGAGAACCACGCCGACAGTCCTCCAGGAAGATGATCCTGGTAAAGATACCCAGAGCCGGGGAAGCGTCAGCCAGAGCTCAGCAGAGACCAGCGGTGGGGAATCCCACCCAGCGGGGAAGCCCCATCAATGCCCCGACTGCGGGAAAAGGTTCGACGCCATCTCCGAGCTCACTGTGCATCGGCGAACGCACCGAGAGGAGAAATCTCATCCACTTGGTAACGCTGTGCAAAGGTTGAGTGGCTCCAATCACAATGCACGAGAGGACGCTGACCCAGAGGAGGAAGCTGATCTGGGGAAAAGATTGAAGGCGAGCCCAACACCCCCAAATACAAATCTCAAAACCTCGCTGGAGGAGGAGTTCTCTCCATGCATTAGCACTGAGCAGAGCCCTCAATCCACCAGCTCCAACGTCAGTGCATGTCAGAGAGCCCTCTCAGAGGGAGAGTCCCTTCCATGCACTGGTACGGAGCAGAGCCCTGTGCCGGCTGCCTGCCGGGCAGAGCTAAAGGGCCACAAGGCACGCTCTGATCCAAGCTCGGCCCCTCTGCACCATCTGGCGGCAAAGCCCTTCAGGTGCTCCGAatgtgggaagagcttcagccAGAGCTCCAACCTGATCAAACACCAGCGGACCCACACAGGTGAGCGTCCCTACACCTGCACTGTCTGCAAGCGGAATTTCAACACCAGCTCGACGCTGATCGTACACCGCCGGACCCACACCGGAGAAAAATCCTACCAATGCCCCGACTGCGGGCGCAGCTTCCGGGACAGCTCGGTGCTGATCAAACACCAGaggatccacacgggagagaaaccCTACAAATGCTCCCACTGCGGAAAGGGCTTTGCCCAGAGCTCCAATCTTCATGCCCACCAGAGGAcacacactggggagcggccatacCACTGCCCCGACTGCGGGCGGGGCTTCAGCCAGCGCTCCAACCTCATCACCCACCAGAGGACCCACACAGAGGAGAAATCCTACCTCTGTCCCGACTGTGGGGTTGGCTTCGgttccagcccagccctggcaacccATCAGAGGGCCCACGCGGAGGGCAGGCCCCACCAGTGCTCTGACTGCCAGAGGAGCTTCTCCCGGCGCTCAGACCTCATTAAGCACTGGCggacccacacaggagagagaccctacctGTGCCCCCAGTGTGGGAGAAgcttcagccagagctctcacttGGTGGTCCATCAGCGAACGCACCTGCCGGAGAAGCCTTACAAATGCaccgactgtgggaaaagcttcagcacCAGTTCTCACCTCCTTGCCCACCAAGGGACCCACACGGCATAG